DNA sequence from the Oceanithermus desulfurans genome:
TGCGTACGTCGCTCGCCATCTCGGTCCTCTTCCTTTACGCGCGGCAGCGTAGGGGAGGTGGACGCCTCCCCTACGCCACGGGCCGCGGTGTTACTCCAGAATCTTGGTCACGACCCCAGCGCCCACGGTGCGGCCGCCCTCGCGGATGGCGAAGCGGAGGCCTTCTTCCAGGGCGATGGGCTTGATG
Encoded proteins:
- a CDS encoding EF-Tu C-terminal domain-related protein is translated as IKPIALEEGLRFAIREGGRTVGAGVVTKILE